The Acidobacteriota bacterium genome window below encodes:
- a CDS encoding PQQ-binding-like beta-propeller repeat protein, with protein sequence MRRAVRRAVRKGWPPVVPRGVRRSFTRSSATAAWTSPSGWPPGSRVRTLPCSPPPRWPAATRRICWPGWTSSGVSAGGRARATAERRRAGSTRAGTRRHATTRGRFACRKPAQGPTDEREESRKMHRATRIMMAAAVLATALMAGAPAAAQEPGEMVEWPYVGADQAASKYSPLADIDAANVDRLEVAWTWEPNELPNQEFRTRPGSFEVMPLMIDNVVYVSTMYTRVVALDAETGEQLWAFDPEAWRTGPDGGPPGGFKHRGVAVWPATANRTAGAGDQMRVFINSRDSLYALNAADGSLIRSFGDDGRVLLTENFPNPVTHEMFDQTSPPVVFEDLVIVGSRVPDRIQQRFDTPGSVQAFDVHTGERRWVFYTVPQSNDAFGADTWEGGSWRFTGHANVWGLMSLDAERGLLYVPTSTPSSDYWGGRRLGANLFAESLVCLDARTGEREWHFQAVHHGLWDYDFTSAPNLMTLEVDGRTIDAVAEVSKQGFTYVFDRVTGEPVWPIEERPVDIETDVPGEVPYPTQPFPTKPPPFAAQGVSLDDANDLTPEIHRLAVEELQTYRLGPLFTPPSLRGTLQRPRVDGGANWGGAAFDPTTNRLYVRTSEGVSANQVCETDPNLPDVDVAYTNNCPRGGSAGIFRGLGGYVPAERSRLGPIPLVKPPYARLVSIDLDAGDIAWSVPFGEGSRVMRAHPLLRGVELPARLGTPGAPGPLVTGGGLVLLGGGDPYLYAFDAATGREVSRVPTEFRTSGNPMTYRSRAGRQFILIATGAGPDARLVAFALPEE encoded by the coding sequence ATGCGGCGGGCCGTGCGGCGGGCCGTGCGGAAGGGGTGGCCGCCGGTCGTGCCGAGGGGTGTGCGGAGATCGTTCACGCGATCCTCCGCAACCGCGGCCTGGACGTCTCCGAGCGGCTGGCCGCCCGGGTCGCGGGTGAGAACCCTGCCGTGCTCGCCGCCGCCGCGCTGGCCTGCCGCGACGAGGCGGATCTGCTGGCCCGGCTGGACCAGCAGCGGCGTGTCGGCCGGCGGACGCGCACGCGCGACCGCTGAGAGGCGACGCGCCGGGTCGACGAGAGCCGGAACCCGCCGCCACGCGACGACGCGCGGGCGGTTCGCGTGCAGGAAGCCCGCACAGGGGCCGACTGACGAGCGAGAGGAGTCTCGGAAGATGCACAGGGCGACACGAATCATGATGGCGGCGGCCGTGCTCGCGACGGCGCTGATGGCCGGGGCACCCGCCGCGGCGCAGGAGCCCGGCGAGATGGTCGAGTGGCCCTACGTGGGCGCCGACCAGGCGGCGTCGAAGTACTCGCCGCTGGCCGACATCGACGCCGCCAACGTCGACCGGCTGGAGGTCGCCTGGACGTGGGAGCCGAACGAGCTGCCGAACCAGGAGTTCCGGACGCGGCCGGGCAGCTTCGAGGTGATGCCGCTGATGATCGACAACGTCGTCTACGTGTCGACGATGTACACGCGGGTCGTCGCCCTGGACGCCGAGACCGGCGAGCAGCTCTGGGCGTTCGATCCCGAGGCATGGCGCACCGGCCCGGACGGCGGCCCTCCCGGCGGGTTCAAGCACCGCGGCGTCGCGGTCTGGCCGGCTACCGCCAACCGGACGGCAGGGGCCGGCGACCAGATGCGGGTCTTCATCAACAGCCGCGACAGCCTGTATGCGCTGAACGCGGCCGACGGGTCGCTCATCCGCTCGTTCGGCGACGACGGCCGCGTGCTGCTGACCGAGAACTTCCCGAATCCGGTGACCCACGAGATGTTCGACCAGACGTCGCCGCCCGTCGTCTTCGAGGACCTGGTCATCGTCGGCAGCCGGGTGCCGGACCGCATCCAGCAACGCTTCGATACCCCCGGGTCGGTGCAGGCGTTCGATGTCCACACCGGCGAGCGGCGCTGGGTCTTCTACACCGTGCCGCAGTCGAACGACGCCTTCGGGGCCGACACCTGGGAGGGCGGCTCCTGGCGCTTCACCGGGCACGCCAACGTCTGGGGATTGATGTCCCTCGACGCCGAGCGGGGGCTGTTGTACGTCCCGACCAGCACGCCGAGCAGCGACTACTGGGGCGGCCGGCGGCTCGGCGCCAACCTGTTCGCCGAGTCGCTCGTCTGCCTCGACGCGCGGACCGGCGAGCGCGAATGGCACTTCCAGGCGGTGCACCACGGATTGTGGGACTACGATTTCACGTCGGCGCCGAACCTGATGACCCTGGAGGTGGACGGCCGGACCATCGACGCGGTGGCGGAGGTCTCGAAGCAGGGCTTCACCTACGTGTTCGACCGGGTGACGGGCGAGCCGGTCTGGCCCATCGAGGAGCGCCCGGTCGACATCGAGACCGACGTGCCGGGCGAGGTGCCGTATCCGACCCAGCCGTTCCCGACGAAGCCGCCGCCGTTCGCCGCGCAGGGGGTGTCGCTCGATGATGCGAACGACCTGACGCCGGAGATCCATCGCCTCGCCGTCGAGGAGCTGCAGACCTACCGGCTCGGACCGCTCTTCACGCCCCCCAGCTTGCGGGGGACGCTGCAGCGGCCGCGCGTCGACGGCGGCGCCAACTGGGGCGGGGCCGCCTTCGACCCGACCACCAACCGGCTCTACGTGCGGACCTCGGAGGGGGTTTCGGCCAACCAGGTGTGCGAGACCGATCCCAATCTCCCGGACGTCGACGTCGCCTACACGAACAACTGCCCGCGCGGCGGCTCGGCCGGCATCTTCCGGGGGCTGGGCGGATACGTTCCGGCGGAGCGCAGCCGGCTGGGGCCGATACCGCTCGTCAAGCCGCCCTACGCGCGGCTCGTCTCCATCGACCTGGACGCGGGCGACATCGCCTGGAGCGTGCCGTTCGGCGAGGGGAGCCGGGTGATGCGCGCGCATCCGCTGCTGCGGGGCGTCGAGCTGCCCGCGCGGCTCGGCACGCCGGGCGCTCCCGGACCGTTGGTCACCGGTGGCGGGCTCGTCCTGCTCGGCGGCGGCGACCCGTATCTCTACGCGTTCGACGCGGCGACCGGCCGCGAGGTGAGCCGCGTGCCCACCGAGTTCCGCACCAGCGGCAACCCGATGACCTACCGCTCGCGCGCGGGCCGGCAGTTCATCCTGATCGCCACCGGCGCCGGTCCCGACGCGCGGCTCGTGGCGTTCGCCCTGCCGGAGGAATAG